Part of the Syngnathus typhle isolate RoL2023-S1 ecotype Sweden linkage group LG17, RoL_Styp_1.0, whole genome shotgun sequence genome is shown below.
CTCATTacctcatcatcatcctcattcaAGACGTTCATTCGCTGGGGACGTGTTTTGGAAGgtgttgctgttttggttagcaatagAGTTACTCAATGTCTGTAAAGTTAAtagttgtgtgtgtctgcgtgtgtgtgtgggggttcaCCGTGACAGAGTCAGGGTGACATTCGGCTCTGATACAGGCACCCCAGTTTTTAATCGTTTGCACGAGCCGCTCAATGGCTATGAAGCGACTTACTAAAATTGGATTGGTAGAAAATGCGTCCAAGCAGAGGTTCGAACATGATACCCAGATGCGCGCTCAACTGTGAGGCACGGTGACATCAAATACTGGCtcgtttttttcctttctgttcTCGGAGGCCCTCTTCTGGAATGTTCCGTATTCAAAGAGTCCGAGGAGACAAAAAGGTTGCTCGCGACGGCCGCTCTCGAGGGTTGGTCGCATTCCTCATACGCGGATCTCATCATCTTCGTCGTTGAAGAAGGACGAGAAGTGGCTCTCCTCTTCAGGCGGGGCGCTGAAGCTGGTGCTGTCCTTGTCGGCTGAGTACAAGCGGGCCGCCGAGCCCGACACGGAGCGGCTATCCGGGTGCCGTGAGTGTTTGGGGAGGAACTCCGGGGTGCGGCGGCCGCTGTGGGGCGCTCCCATCTCAGTCCTCCAGCACgcttcctcctctttctccagcACCGTCATACTCCTCCTGTTGTCTTCATGGTGGGCGCCGAGCAGTGGGGAGGTACGGACCTCGCCACCCTTGTCTTGCTCGACGTCAACGTCCTCCTTCTCCATCACAACCAGGATGTCCCCCAGCATGGACGGGCCCAGGTCCACCTGGAAGGATGTGACCGACTCGGCATGCTTCATTCCGCGCCTTTCAGGGAGTTCCTCAGAACCTGGCTCCACCTGCTCCGGGAAGCGACTCCCGGCGGCCGACGCAGCGGCGGCTCCGCTTCCGCCAAGCCGCTTTAGAGGACCCGGGGACAGAGTCTCGGCCGCCGTGCCATGGCCTCCGTCCTCGTCGTTGAGGAAGGGCAAAGACATGGCGCTCTTGACATGAGGAGACGATCCTTCTGAGAGCAGCAGGGACAGCTCTCGCTGCTGGTCCACGCGGGTGGTGGACTGGGAGCGCTTGCTGCTGCGGAAAGCGCGCGACAGCAATCCCGGACGGGGGGAGCCGGGGAAGGAGGCCGAGTCAGTGGTGGGCTGGCCTGAGCGCGTCCCCAGGAAGGAGGTGTCTCCAAAAGCGTTGCCGCTGCGGCCCACGTGCATGGTGTGGCGGAAGTCACCCAGCGGCGCGCTGATCATCTCCCGGCTCAGGTTGCTGCGGGAGTGCCGCTTCTTCTGGGAGAAGCCAGACGCCGGTTGCTTCAGGATGGGCATGGCGGCCGCGGCTTTGCTGTTGCCCGAAAATCAACGATCCTCAACGCTCACCGCGAGGACCTGAAATGACAACATGACGGGTAACACCAAACACACTCCAGTTTGGGCCATGCTTGGAAGCACATAGGCCACAACTCTCATCTGGACCTGCAATGACAACCAAAGAGTAAACCCTCAAAATGAGGACCGCACTTTACCGCCTTAAGCGCACATCTGTCTCGTGTAGTGTGGGACTTGAGAATTTGGCTGCTTCCAACCAAAATGTCAAAGGCTCACCATTCGCAAATCCTTGCGTCTTGTGTTGCTCCAAAGTCCTATTTGTGAGCAGGACCTATTTTCGTACATATTGACAGAAGGCAGGCCAAATCATTTGAAAAAATGCCTTTTgactcacacatgcacaagtCAAAAGCCCGTGGCATGATGGGAAAAATGTTGTCGCATTGAGGTCCAAGTACGTGTGAAGGCGAGTACATCAGAAGGCAGTCAAAAAGTTCACATTGGCAGCTTTACTCTTGCGTCAAGTACCAACACTGGTTTCTACGGTCGGCTCAAATTCCTCTGAATGGATATGCTGCAGAAAACGTCCAAGCAATAGCTTGAATTGCCTATATAATATGGACTTCCTATCGATCCGCTCTCACTGAAAGGTGCCGTCTGGCGTCTCAGTCTCTCAAATCTTACATCGTAGCGTTTTGGTCCCATTCGTATCAGGCGAGCTGGTCTTCTGACATTCCCTCATCAAGCAACGCAAGATGTCTCGCTTTAATTCCGCTGACTACAACTGTGTTGCTTCTGAAAAtatctaaaaacaaaacaaagtttcCTTGCACCCGCAAGCTAAACCGTACATGCTCCATGTCTCACATCCCAGGAGGCGCTAACCGTTTATGTTGGTATTTCCCGGAATGCGAAAGAACCGGACGCCACCCACACTCACCGCCTGCAACCAGCACACGAGCGAAAAAAAAGCCAGAAGTGACTCACGTTTACGTACAAGCACCGAGCCGAGGCGATTTGTAGCGGAAGACGAGGAAACCTGCGCAGGCTGGTTCGCAGGCTAAACCCACGGGTCGGCCGAGCCTCATACATTTAAATGCGCGGCGGCCACTGAGAAGTgacgtcaaagtctgctttattgtcaatttcttcacatgtcaagacatacaaagagatcgaaattgcgtttactactatcccacggtggagacaagacatattacacccaattggTCCCCAGACAAACGTCCCCAAGTGTGTTCTGAGGACCCAAAGGTAATACGGTAAAGGAGGCCGAGAGCATTGTCTCCCGGTGGCGAGGCGAAGCGTCGACGGAGTGACGAAGCGCATCAGCTGAAACACGGCCGCTCAGACGCAGCGAGAGCTCTCACTCACCAAATGGAAACTTCTCTGCTAGCCAAATAGATTTCCCAAAAGGCCACGTGGGCTACATTTACTTACTCTACTGTAATCACAATAGTGCATTAACGCCTCCCAATTGATAAGAAATTGGCACACATTCCATTTAAACCGACAGACCGACGGAAGGATTTTAAATGTACGACACGACGTGCAAGCATGAAGTGTGCAGGCAGAGGAACAATAAGGGGATCCGccactagggatgggcggatcgatactaaaatatcgatatatcgatccaggctgctgaTTTTTGAGTATcaatctccctagctaaaatatcgatacttacaattatttaattatatttttcctcctttttttctgctccaatttgacaacttgcactcatgctagcactacttttccttccgcctgctgcaccggcgtgtcctgctctgttctgctcccgcccccttttctcacaagccaagccctcctcctccgcctcccgttccaatccgaacacaaacaagcatggccacggcggcggcccagtccgaacgtaagagaagtctggtttggaggtattatattttagttaatgacaacgaggcaagatgtgaaatatgtcacaaaacgattaaatattgtggcaacaccacaaacttaacaaaacatttaagtaaaattcaccccacggttcatgaggAGCTGcaattgaaacgtgccgcagacactaaggcagcgacggaaaaccctgcagccacaccgaggctaaggtaccaaagtaccttagaagcagcgtttcagaaaggcaagacatatccagtaggggtgtaaatcgcgggttttgtcacgatacgatataatatcgatacaaagaactacgatacgatatttgccgatatcttaaagcctgctgcgattcattcacgatatatcgcgatatagtgctctacgatccatttttttttttttaataaaaaatatagaacaatatcctgatttataacaattcattcgcaaaatcaacaaggtactgcaaactctttatttaggaaattacaagagtattgcagtatacaacgtgcttattttaacactgaactttgatgtcgtgttttttctttaaatgtgtggcgagatttgtggtccctgaatatttgatcaccgcatggcaggatttacaaactgcacgtgtcttgccggttgagccatcttttctttggaatccaaagtgcttccaaacgaatgacttgaagcctaaaaggtagcaaatttcctcgtctttttggacactagccatagcaccagcccaggagccgcgtactcgttgtcgactcccctttcacggaaggaggaagcaagcaacaatgaactggatttcaaaataaagtcgcgtctaatgtccgaagtcaaacacggcgatataaatcgatgtttacgtttagcatcgatgccaataaatcgtagagcattatatcgattaatcgatgtgtatcaatgtatggttacacccctaatatccaggtatcaggtgctaaccaaaaattgtaagcatttgtggttgatgtgctatttgaagcaataattactgcactttagtcagtcatttataaataaagtattccccttttcaatttgtggtcgaacgccatacgttttatttgtaactccacttcctataaacaacactaaagtattacaatattaaatgtaagtatccagtggttTAACAAAtcgatagttttgctgctcatgacgattaagccctgcatctctattggtaccatgtctctttttacaatatactaaaagacaaaactttttcccaacaacagagagagagtgagaaaagtaaagaatagctccttttaattagttatactattaatatgcatcttccactaatgtttttctaaaaaggttaataattaatgtacatgacgtaatacttttttctacaaaattcaataaatgactctccaagagcaagaatgccactgcatttaaattgttataTTTTATCCGGGatttacacttccggtatcgatgtCGGATCGATATCGGGTATTTTTgggcaggaaatacttggtattgGATCGAATccaaatcattggtatcgcccatccctatccCCCACAGACGCATCAGCtgccacacgcacacgcgcgcacacacaggcGCGCATCAGCTGCGTATCACCCACGCGCGCACGTgtacgcgcgcgcacacacacacaaagccccTTCTTCAGGACCCAAGCTATCAAACCCAACACTTcacatcattttaaaaaaaaactgtcaaacaGCAGTTTTAATGCTAAAAAATGAACACTTACCTTAGCATCCCATTGCTACGTTGAGGCCCCCAAAAGATTGGAAGGGAGGCTTGCACGCCTCCTGCCTGTCGATCTGTGAAACGAGACGTTAgaaaaaagaagcacaaaatGGACACTGGGAAGAGGAAGCGATGCCGCGTGGAACGTAAGTGGCTTTCTTGGCGGAGCTGTCACGTACCCCAGGAAAAGCACCGCCGCGGTAACACCAAGAATTCAAGTCGCGCTtttgagtgtgcgtgcgtgtgtgtcgcgCGTGCGTGAGTGTGCGTGCCAATGTGTCGCGCGTACGTGAGTGTGCGTGAGTCAGCATCGCTTGGCCGTGCCCCTCGGACCGCGCCTTAAAGATACAGAGCCCCGGGAATCAAACGACGTCGTATTAAGTAGACAAACGGCACTTGAAGTACGTAATATTGCCACGCAAAGTCAATTTTATGTCGCTCGAATGTAATACACTCACTTGCTGGTGACCAAAAAatataattacatttttattgagTAGTTTTGGAGGGAAAAAATGTGTAACCTTTTGTACCATTTCCTACTATATTCTCACAAGTCCTCCGATACAGTATCTGTAAGTTTGACATGGCCTGCTCTGCCGTGACTTGTGCTTTTACTCTTTCAGTCAGTGTCTGTGATGAATATAACGGCTAAAAGACACACATCTTCCTAAAAAGTTAGAGTTGCTATAACTATCTTCTGCAGCTGCACACAAATCAACACAGATGCCCAGCAGCACCATGTCCcagaaaaaacagcaaaaggcaCCACCATGCCTTGATGTGACAAGTCAGCTCAAGGCGTATTCGTATAAACAGGCGCTAAACAATCAGAGACAAGTACATAGCCTAACCACAATGATCAGGCCAAGTGAGAAAACAAGGGGGTCAAGCAGGTCACAGTTTTTGTTTCACACCCTCGTGTGTCCTTTTTATCTTGTGTCCGCAAAGCTCTCTCTGCATTTCAATGGAACCTTCTGGAGTGACAAGTCAAATTCTTTCCATGAACCAAACATCACATTGATGAAGcacagcacaaacacacaccgaaCGCCCGCTTGGCAGAGGAGAAAGACGCCTGCCATGTCAAAGATgagaaacaaaagcaaagagTGCTTCTTGGGGTGGCATCTTGTCAGACCGCGTCAAACAAAAGAGGAGAAGCCGGCGGAGGGTGGCGGTGGCGAGTTGGCGGCGCAGCCCAGGCTGCTGGGGGGCCGGTAGAGGGCGGTGTGCTGGCTGGGGGCTTCCAAGGACAGCGGGGTGGGAGTTCGGCTTCGTTTGGGCCTGAAGAGGCCGCCCTGGCCCTGAAGCTGCGGGGACGGGAGCGGAGGTGGAAGCGGGGGCACGGGAGGCGGTTGCTGTGGCGACTCCTGCTCCGCCGGGGGAATGGCCCGCGAGTAGCTGTACGCCGGCGGCTGGGACACTCCCTTGGGCTGACGCCGCCACGAATTGTAGTAGGCGGGGTCGCTGATATAGTGGCTGACGAAGGAGTGCGTCTTCTGACGGCTCTGCTCCATCTCGTACTCGCTGTCGCTTCCCTGCAGCGTCGAAAGTACAATGCCCATTTGTGTCTGGTCCTCCAAATTGGTGGGCTTCAACCAACTAACCCAAAAGAGTCGACTCAACCGACACaataaaaagtgttcagctctcGCTGCGTCTGGACCCGATAGTATATGAGTCTATGTTGCTGAGGGCTCTCCCACCCAACCCATGCCATTGCCCGCTCAGTAGGCGTGCTTCCTGTAGCTCACCTGAGAATCTGAGATCTCGGAGGGCTTCTCCGTCAGGCTGCCGCTCTCTGCCGGAACGAGGTCGTTGTATTTGGCGCTCACATCCTCGTCGGAATAGTGCAGACTTCCGGGACTGGGCCTCGGCGGCGACCTGGCGTGCGAGAAGGCGAGTAGGCAGACGGCGGGAAGACCGAGCGGTGCGGCGCGGATATAGTGGCTCATATGTAAAATGGGATCTTGCCATAATCCTCCTATTCCTACTCGAGTAGCACACATATAAGTCGGTTCTGCAAGAGACAGCGCTCACACATGACGGATGAAAGGCAAGATGCATTGTTAAAGCAGAGCGGCTTGACCGCCATGGAAGGCAGGGACTCGACAGTGAGCGTAAGAAGCTGGACACCACAAAGGGACGTCTCCTTTTAGGGCAAAGGGATGACTCGAGTGGGCAGACTGAACACGGCGGAAGATAAGCATATGGCAAGATCATGCCACAATGTGCCACCGGCAAACTCTGAATTATTTAAAAGCTTCGTCTTGGTTGGAGCATGCAGGAGCTCGCGCGTCTGTCCCTCCCCCCTTTCAAGTATCCCGTAGGGAGATCCCCCAACCCACCCCAGGGAGCCCCGccccctctctctctgtgtctcttcCTCATTAGCAAAGAGTACAGCAGCAGGCTGGCGCGCTTTAAAGTGCAGTGAATGAGGAAATAAGTTCAAGCGACTGACCGTGTGTAGATGCCGTTCTTGCGACAAAAGGAGTTTTTGACCGAGAGGCGCCGGTTGTTGCGCTCCAACGAGGGGAAGCGGCgctcgtccaggcgcaccatCTCACCATGGCTCAGTGGCAGCGTCGTGCAGTTGCCTtgaaaaagaggaggaggggggggtagCTGGATTGACTGTGTGACTTGAAGAGCGTTCTCTTCCCTGCCTTGTTCACCCTCACGCATACTTTTGGGGACTTGATGAACACCGCACCGCGTCTACTAGAAAGCTCAGAAAGCGGGCGGGCAAACCGGTTCAAAGTGGTTGCCGGGGCAGGGTGGACGGTGGGTTCGAGGtcggccatcgtcccgtcgtgtttcaaagctgccaccatcgtacctgtgccgaagaaacccgctccgtcctgcttcaatgactaccgccccgtggcacttacgcccatcatcatgaagtgctttgagcggcttgtcatggagcacatccgatccgttctcccccccaccactgaccccttccagtttgcgtaccgagccaagcggtcttctgaggatgccatctgctctgccctccactcggccctcacccacctggagaggagggactcgtatgtgagattgctgtttgtggacttcagttctgccttcaacaccattgtgccacaacgcctcatcagcaaacttgacg
Proteins encoded:
- the LOC133170530 gene encoding cdc42 effector protein 4-like, yielding MPILKQPASGFSQKKRHSRSNLSREMISAPLGDFRHTMHVGRSGNAFGDTSFLGTRSGQPTTDSASFPGSPRPGLLSRAFRSSKRSQSTTRVDQQRELSLLLSEGSSPHVKSAMSLPFLNDEDGGHGTAAETLSPGPLKRLGGSGAAAASAAGSRFPEQVEPGSEELPERRGMKHAESVTSFQVDLGPSMLGDILVVMEKEDVDVEQDKGGEVRTSPLLGAHHEDNRRSMTVLEKEEEACWRTEMGAPHSGRRTPEFLPKHSRHPDSRSVSGSAARLYSADKDSTSFSAPPEEESHFSSFFNDEDDEIRV